The genomic window CGTGGCCGTCCCGAGCCAGCGCGCTTCCTCGCTGTCAAAACGCTTTTCAGCGGGGAGGAACTCGTCTTCGATCCCGACCGGCTGCGCCGCGGGAGAAAAGTTGAAGAACAGATCGGCGCGCGCCGCGGAGCTCCGGCGCCGGAAGCGGAGGAGGCCCGTCGCTTCGTCGGCCTCGGCGGTGACCTCGACCGATTCCCGGGGCTGGAGGATGGGAAAACGCCCGCGCAGGGCGAGAAGCTCCCGGTGGAGCTCCCAGAGCACACCGTGGCTCTCGGCGTGACGGCGCTCCCATTCGAGGATGGCCGAGGAAAAGGTCGTCTCCGCTGCGGGGTCGGGGATCTCCACCCCCGTCACGTCGTGGAAGGCGGCAAACTCCCGCCTGCGACCGCTCCGCACGGCTTCCCGAAGCTCTGGATCTTCGTGGTCGACGAAGTAAGGGAAGGGGCGGCGCTCTCCGTACTCCTCGCCCATGAAGAGGAGGGGGAGGAAGCCCGAAAGCAGGAGGGCGGCAGCAGCGATCTTTTGGGAAGGGAAATCGACCAGATTCGAGAGCCGATCCCCATGCGCCCGATTGCCGACCTGGTCGTGATTTTGGGCAAAGACCACGAGCTGATGCCGCTCGATCCCTTCGGGAGGGGCGCCATGGCGTCGCTGCCGGTAGGCGGAGAATCGTCCATCGAGCACATATCCTTGGGACAAGGATTGGGCGAGATCGCTCACACCCTGGAAGTCGACATAGTAGGCGTGCTTCTCTCCGGTCAGCAGGCTGTGGAGCGCATGGTGGAAGTCGTCACACCACTGCGCGGGCAGGCCTAGGCCTGCCGGACGGGGTCGAACCAGGCGCGGGTCGTTGCGGTCGGTCTCGGCGAAGAGGACGAGCGGCCTGCCAAGCTCTCTCTCCCATTCGCGTGTCCGCAGAGCGAGCTCCTCGAGGAACGGGAAGGCCGATTCGTCATGAATGGCGTGCACCGCATCGAGCCGGAGGGCGTCGATGTGGAATTCGGCAAACCAGCGACGCGCATTCTCGAGAAAGTAGCTCCGGACCTCGTCGCTCCCGGCTCCGTCGAAGTTGATCGCAGCTCCCCAGGGTGTGCGGTAGCTGTCGGTGAAATAGGGGC from Methylacidimicrobium sp. B4 includes these protein-coding regions:
- the treZ gene encoding malto-oligosyltrehalose trehalohydrolase, coding for MKPGAFLTRDGCHFCVWAPNPSRCELSLVEPVQRLHPMEKESAGYWTVTLPEAGPGWLYRYRLEGEREFPDPASRCQPQGVHGPSEVVDEAFPWNDSSWRGLELPDYVLYELHVGTFTPEGSFAAILPRLPELRELGIRAIELMPLAQFPGRRNWGYDGVYPFAVQASYGGIRGLKTLVNGCHEAGLAVVLDVVYNHLGPEGNYLAQFGPYFTDSYRTPWGAAINFDGAGSDEVRSYFLENARRWFAEFHIDALRLDAVHAIHDESAFPFLEELALRTREWERELGRPLVLFAETDRNDPRLVRPRPAGLGLPAQWCDDFHHALHSLLTGEKHAYYVDFQGVSDLAQSLSQGYVLDGRFSAYRQRRHGAPPEGIERHQLVVFAQNHDQVGNRAHGDRLSNLVDFPSQKIAAAALLLSGFLPLLFMGEEYGERRPFPYFVDHEDPELREAVRSGRRREFAAFHDVTGVEIPDPAAETTFSSAILEWERRHAESHGVLWELHRELLALRGRFPILQPRESVEVTAEADEATGLLRFRRRSSAARADLFFNFSPAAQPVGIEDEFLPAEKRFDSEEARWLGTATIAPSHLEPGSRLILAPRSVVLYATE